Genomic window (Fundidesulfovibrio terrae):
GGCCTCCTTGCCCAGGCCGAAATACCCCGTGACCACCTGGGCGATCACGTCGCGGAAGTCCACCGTCACCGCCAGGTCCAGCCCGTCCGAAAGCTTGTCCAGAGAAAGCCCGGGCCAGGCGCCGTGCAGCGCCCCCCCGGCCGCGTTGCCGCCCAGCAGCATGAACAGCGTGCCGTGGCCGTTGTCCGTGCCCGCGAACTCGTTCTCGCGCAGGCCGCGCCCGAATTCGCTCATCACCAGCACAGCCGTGTCCGACAGTCCCGGACCCAGCGCCTTGGCCAGACCGGCCAACCCTTTGCCCAGTGAAACGAACGCCTCGGCCAGCTTGCCCTTGCCCGCTCCCTGCTCGAAGTGGGCGTCCAGCCCGCCCAGGGCGGCGTACACCAGCCTGGTGGCCGGGTTCCTCTCAACGAACGACACGATCTGACCGCCCAGTTGGGGCAGCGCATGCACGGAAGGTGCGCCCGAGGCGGACACGGTGATCTCCCGGTCCAGCTCGGTGAGCTTGTTGCGCAGCACAATCTGGGTTTGCCGGTAGGCTCGGCCGAGCGGGTCGTTGCCCGCGTAAACCTGGTCGAAGGACCCGAAGATGGCCGGACGCTCCAGCCGCCACAGGGACGGAGGATAGCCCGTAGGGCGCACGTTCTGCACCCCGGGCTTGCCCTGCCCGATCAGGGGCGGCGTGGAGGCCAGAGTCAGGGCCCGGGCTTCCTTGCCCAGAAGCGGCAGGAGCCTGGCCAGCCAGCCGTCTCGCACGTGCACCTCCGCCGGCTGGGCGCTCTCCATGGCTTTCTGGGCCTCGGCATGGCTGCGCAGGGGCTTGGGCAGGCCGCAGGCCGGGACCATGGCCAGGCTCCCGGCGTGCCAGAACTCCATCAGCGGTTCGAGGGCTGGGTGCAGCCCGAAGCCGGGGGCCAGGGGGATGGTTCCGCCTTCCTGACCCGGTGGCGGCAGGGCGATGGAAGGCCGGGCCTGGTAGTACCAGCGGTCCTCAATGGGAGCCACGGCGGAAAGGCCGTCCAGTCCCCCCCGCAGGAAGATCACAATAAGCCGCTTGGACGCGGATGGCGCGGCCTGAGCCCAGGCCAGGGCGGGGGATGCGGCCGCGCCCAGGGCGGCCACGCCCATGGTGGAAAGAAATTCGCGGCG
Coding sequences:
- a CDS encoding DUF1501 domain-containing protein is translated as MKRREFLSTMGVAALGAAASPALAWAQAAPSASKRLIVIFLRGGLDGLSAVAPIEDRWYYQARPSIALPPPGQEGGTIPLAPGFGLHPALEPLMEFWHAGSLAMVPACGLPKPLRSHAEAQKAMESAQPAEVHVRDGWLARLLPLLGKEARALTLASTPPLIGQGKPGVQNVRPTGYPPSLWRLERPAIFGSFDQVYAGNDPLGRAYRQTQIVLRNKLTELDREITVSASGAPSVHALPQLGGQIVSFVERNPATRLVYAALGGLDAHFEQGAGKGKLAEAFVSLGKGLAGLAKALGPGLSDTAVLVMSEFGRGLRENEFAGTDNGHGTLFMLLGGNAAGGALHGAWPGLSLDKLSDGLDLAVTVDFRDVIAQVVTGYFGLGKEALAQVLPGYMPTSPLQGLFKA